From Algoriphagus sp. NG3, the proteins below share one genomic window:
- a CDS encoding sugar porter family MFS transporter, with protein MSSKKYAFFLSITAALGGFLFGFDTAVISGAERAIQEVWKLNDLMHGLAIAMALYGTVIGALFGGIPSDKFGRKKSLLWIGALYLISALGSGMAGDPYSFMFFRFIGGLGVGASSVVAPMYISEIAPAKNRGLLVALYQFNIVFGILMAYLSNYLIGTAGIANDWRWMLGMEAVPALIYTVMIFRIPESPRWLIAKFNDQVKAREILTRTDPDGVDEAIRLAIIEEQTIRQKGSFSALFNKAFISTTLLAIFIAFFNQVSGINAIIYFAPRVFEMAGISTESALFSTIGIGVVNLIATFVGLYLIDKIGRKKLMYIGSIGYIISLSLMSYNFLVGGIDNFWLPVFVFAFITSHAVGQGAVIWVFISEVFPNELRAYGQSIGCFTHWILAAVIANVFPYFATQFGPGYIFAFFALMMVCQLLWVKYKMPETKGRSLEEIQQDLHNTHEA; from the coding sequence ATGTCCTCAAAAAAATATGCCTTTTTCCTGTCAATCACTGCTGCCCTAGGCGGCTTTTTGTTTGGATTTGACACAGCTGTGATTTCAGGAGCTGAGCGGGCCATTCAGGAAGTATGGAAATTAAACGACCTGATGCATGGCTTAGCCATAGCAATGGCACTCTATGGCACCGTGATAGGCGCCTTGTTTGGAGGCATTCCATCGGATAAGTTTGGCCGTAAGAAGAGTCTTCTCTGGATTGGAGCATTATATCTGATTTCTGCCTTAGGATCAGGAATGGCCGGTGATCCCTATTCATTTATGTTTTTTAGATTTATTGGAGGCCTGGGAGTAGGAGCTTCTTCTGTAGTGGCTCCCATGTATATATCTGAAATCGCTCCTGCTAAAAACAGAGGTTTGCTTGTAGCACTCTATCAGTTTAATATTGTTTTCGGTATTCTGATGGCTTATTTATCCAATTACCTCATTGGAACCGCCGGAATAGCAAACGACTGGCGATGGATGTTAGGAATGGAGGCTGTTCCTGCACTTATTTATACAGTGATGATATTCAGAATACCTGAGAGCCCACGATGGCTTATCGCTAAATTTAATGATCAGGTAAAAGCAAGGGAGATACTCACGAGAACTGATCCTGACGGGGTGGATGAAGCGATAAGATTAGCTATAATAGAAGAACAAACCATCAGACAGAAGGGAAGCTTTTCTGCGCTGTTCAACAAGGCATTTATATCCACTACCCTACTGGCTATTTTCATCGCATTTTTCAACCAGGTTTCCGGGATCAATGCAATCATTTATTTCGCCCCACGCGTCTTCGAGATGGCAGGTATATCCACAGAATCCGCCTTGTTTTCTACCATTGGCATAGGCGTAGTGAATCTTATTGCCACCTTCGTAGGCTTATACCTCATAGATAAAATCGGGCGTAAAAAACTGATGTATATAGGGTCAATCGGTTATATAATCTCCCTCTCCCTTATGTCATATAATTTTCTTGTGGGTGGAATTGACAATTTCTGGCTGCCTGTATTTGTCTTTGCATTCATTACTTCACATGCAGTGGGACAAGGGGCTGTGATCTGGGTATTTATATCAGAGGTTTTCCCTAATGAACTTCGTGCCTATGGTCAGTCCATTGGCTGTTTTACCCACTGGATTTTAGCTGCAGTGATTGCAAATGTATTCCCCTATTTTGCCACCCAGTTTGGGCCGGGATATATCTTTGCTTTCTTCGCCCTGATGATGGTCTGTCAACTACTTTGGGTCAAGTATAAAATGCCTGAAACCAAAGGCCGATCACTGGAAGAAATACAACAGGATTTACATAATACCCATGAAGCATAA
- a CDS encoding acetyl-CoA hydrolase/transferase family protein, translated as MITYVSPEVAVSSIQSHQRIFIHGSAATPTRLLYALAARKDELSDVEIVAITTLGDMPLVADECRRSFYMNSLFVSQNVRQAVNSEHGGYVPIFLSEIGHLFRKNILTIDVAIVQVSEPDAHGFCSLGTSVDVAKPAVETARTIIAQVNKQMPRTHGDGQIHISKFHAAIYVDEPLPEVNYGDKITDTERQIGNHCASLIDDRSTLQMGIGAIPDAVLDSLKQHKDLGIHTEMFSNGILGLLRSGAITNKYKKKHPGKIVSAFVTGTRELYDAIDDNPEFSFHEAAYVNDTAVIRKNPKVISINSCLEMDLTGQVCADSIGSYQYSGVGGQMDFMRGASLSEGGKPIMALTSATRKGASKIVPFLKEGAGVVTTRAHMQYVVTEYGMVNLYGKNLRQRAYELMKIAHPDHRETLEKAIIERFGSFVYAFR; from the coding sequence ATGATTACTTATGTTAGTCCTGAAGTTGCCGTTTCTTCCATACAAAGCCATCAACGGATTTTTATACATGGCAGTGCTGCCACACCTACTAGGCTCTTATATGCGCTGGCTGCTAGAAAAGATGAATTGTCCGATGTGGAAATAGTCGCTATCACCACGCTTGGGGACATGCCTTTAGTAGCAGATGAATGTAGGAGAAGTTTTTACATGAATTCACTTTTTGTATCCCAAAACGTAAGGCAAGCCGTCAATTCTGAGCATGGGGGTTATGTCCCTATATTCCTGAGTGAGATTGGCCACCTATTCCGAAAGAATATCCTTACAATAGATGTTGCCATTGTGCAGGTCTCTGAACCTGATGCCCATGGATTCTGCTCTCTGGGCACCTCTGTGGATGTGGCAAAACCAGCCGTAGAAACTGCCCGAACTATAATAGCACAGGTCAACAAACAAATGCCGAGAACCCATGGAGATGGTCAGATCCACATTTCAAAGTTTCATGCTGCAATCTACGTGGATGAACCTTTGCCTGAAGTGAATTACGGGGATAAAATCACCGATACCGAGCGTCAAATCGGAAACCACTGCGCTTCCTTGATAGACGACCGTTCCACTTTACAGATGGGAATTGGCGCCATCCCTGATGCTGTCCTAGACTCATTGAAACAGCACAAAGATCTGGGAATCCATACAGAAATGTTCTCCAATGGGATCTTAGGCCTTCTCAGATCAGGTGCTATAACAAACAAATACAAGAAAAAGCATCCGGGGAAGATCGTATCGGCATTTGTCACGGGGACAAGAGAACTCTATGATGCGATAGACGACAACCCTGAATTTTCATTTCATGAAGCCGCATATGTGAACGACACTGCGGTCATCCGAAAAAACCCGAAGGTAATCTCCATCAACAGCTGCTTAGAAATGGATCTTACCGGACAAGTTTGCGCAGATTCTATCGGAAGTTACCAATACTCCGGAGTAGGTGGCCAAATGGATTTTATGCGAGGGGCATCTTTATCCGAGGGAGGGAAACCCATCATGGCTCTGACTTCAGCAACCAGAAAAGGTGCCTCCAAAATAGTCCCGTTCCTAAAAGAAGGTGCTGGAGTGGTGACCACTAGAGCTCATATGCAGTATGTAGTTACTGAATACGGAATGGTCAACCTATATGGTAAAAACCTACGTCAACGTGCCTATGAGCTGATGAAGATCGCCCATCCAGATCACAGGGAAACTCTTGAAAAAGCCATTATTGAGCGATTTGGGAGCTTTGTGTATGCCTTCAGGTAA
- a CDS encoding methylmalonyl-CoA mutase family protein encodes MSTITESYKPKNHIRIVTAASLFDGHDAAINIMRRIIQSTGCEVIHLGHNRSVQEIVDCALQEDVQAIAITSYQGGHVEFFKYMYDLLREKGAAHVKIFGGGGGTILPEEIHELHEYGITRIYAPDDGRAMGLQGMINDLVSQCDFAIGDELSEGFVLDTDNKQHVARAISAFENFPENSSSLLDTVRKQSKDCKIPVLGITGTGGAGKSSLVDELVRRFLMDFTDKTLAIISVDPSKRKTGGALLGDRIRMNAIHHPRVYMRSLATRQSNLALSKYVQDAVDTVKAAGFDMVILETSGIGQSDTEIIEHSDLSLYVMTPEYGAASQLEKIDMLDFADVIALNKFDKRGALDAIRDVKKQYRRNHGLWDTKDEEIPVFGTIASQFNDPGMNQLYRTIITKIAENHLELQSSFELTAGTAEKLFIIPPSRTRYLSEIVEINRNYDVWVEEQKEIAQQLYSITKSIEAIQQTKIDDKDRLIKELKEVYAQVELEFDPKNKKWLEEWASESAKYAADFYVFKVRDKEIKVKTFSKSLSDTRIAKISLPKYEAWGDLLKWGLRENVPGKFPYTAGVFPFKREGEDPTRMFAGEGGPERTNKRFHYVSKDMAAKRLSTAFDSVTLYGEDPDHRPDIYGKIGNSGVSVCCLDDAKKLYSGFNLVDPMTSVSMTINGPAATMTAFFMNAAIDQQCEVYIKENGLEEQIQEKIEKIYASKNLPRPTYNVKVPEGNDGLGLMLLGITGDQVLPAEVYQKIKADTISKVRGTVQADILKEDQAQNTCIFSTEFSLRLMGDVQQYFIEQGIRNFYSVSISGYHIAEAGANPITQLALTLSNGFTYVEYYVSRGMDINQFAPNLSFFFSNGIDPEYAVIGRVARRIWAKAMKLKYGANERSQMLKYHIQTSGRSLHAQEIDFNDIRTTLQALYAIYDNCNSLHTNAYDEAITTPTEASVRRAMAIQLIINKELGLAKNENPIQGSFITEELTDLVEEAVYVEFDRITERGGVLGAMETMYQRGKIQEESMHYEMLKHTGEFPIIGVNTFLSSDGSPTVRPGEVIRAEKNEKEAQIKTLETLHAANPDMVEKHLQKLKKVAVQNENVFEELMEAVKYCSLGEITHALYEVGGQYRRNM; translated from the coding sequence ATGTCCACAATCACTGAGAGCTATAAACCCAAAAACCACATCCGTATAGTCACCGCAGCTTCCCTATTTGATGGGCACGATGCGGCCATCAATATTATGCGGAGAATCATACAGTCCACCGGATGTGAGGTGATCCATCTAGGCCATAACCGATCTGTGCAGGAGATAGTAGATTGTGCCCTTCAGGAGGATGTACAGGCTATTGCCATCACATCTTATCAAGGAGGTCATGTGGAGTTTTTCAAGTATATGTATGATTTGCTCCGGGAAAAAGGCGCCGCTCATGTGAAGATTTTCGGTGGAGGAGGAGGGACTATCTTGCCTGAAGAGATCCACGAACTTCATGAATATGGAATTACCAGGATTTATGCTCCGGATGATGGGCGTGCGATGGGACTGCAGGGAATGATCAATGATCTGGTGAGTCAATGTGATTTTGCAATTGGGGATGAACTGTCTGAAGGTTTTGTACTAGATACAGACAACAAACAGCATGTTGCCCGGGCAATATCTGCATTCGAAAATTTCCCTGAAAATTCTTCTTCTCTTCTGGATACGGTAAGAAAGCAAAGTAAAGATTGTAAAATCCCTGTGTTGGGGATTACCGGGACAGGTGGTGCAGGAAAGTCTTCACTTGTAGATGAGTTGGTGCGGAGATTTTTGATGGATTTTACAGATAAAACATTGGCTATCATATCTGTTGACCCTTCCAAGCGAAAAACAGGTGGAGCATTGCTAGGTGATAGAATTCGCATGAATGCCATTCATCATCCACGGGTTTATATGCGCTCACTGGCTACCCGGCAGTCAAATCTTGCGCTTTCAAAATACGTACAGGATGCTGTGGATACAGTAAAAGCGGCGGGCTTTGATATGGTGATTTTGGAAACCTCAGGTATAGGTCAGTCTGATACCGAGATCATAGAGCATTCAGACCTTTCTCTCTATGTGATGACGCCGGAGTACGGTGCAGCGTCTCAGCTGGAAAAAATCGATATGCTTGATTTTGCAGATGTGATTGCCTTGAACAAGTTTGATAAAAGAGGGGCTTTGGATGCCATCAGGGATGTGAAAAAGCAATATAGACGTAACCATGGTCTTTGGGATACCAAGGATGAAGAAATACCTGTGTTTGGTACTATTGCCTCGCAATTTAATGACCCGGGTATGAATCAGCTTTATCGTACCATAATCACCAAAATCGCCGAAAACCATCTAGAATTACAAAGTAGCTTTGAACTGACCGCAGGCACAGCTGAGAAACTATTTATTATCCCTCCCTCTAGAACAAGGTATCTATCAGAAATCGTAGAGATCAACAGAAATTATGATGTGTGGGTAGAGGAGCAAAAAGAGATCGCCCAGCAACTTTATAGCATTACCAAGTCTATAGAGGCAATACAACAAACCAAAATAGACGATAAGGACAGGTTGATCAAAGAGTTGAAAGAGGTGTATGCCCAAGTAGAACTTGAATTTGATCCAAAAAACAAAAAATGGCTGGAGGAATGGGCTTCTGAATCTGCTAAATACGCTGCTGATTTCTATGTATTTAAAGTCCGGGATAAGGAGATTAAGGTGAAAACATTCTCCAAGTCACTCTCAGATACACGCATAGCTAAAATCTCATTGCCCAAATATGAAGCTTGGGGCGATCTTTTGAAATGGGGGCTCAGAGAAAATGTGCCGGGTAAGTTTCCATATACTGCAGGAGTATTTCCATTCAAGCGGGAAGGAGAGGATCCTACCCGGATGTTTGCCGGTGAAGGAGGGCCAGAGCGAACCAATAAACGCTTTCATTATGTGTCTAAGGATATGGCAGCCAAAAGGCTTTCAACTGCCTTTGACTCTGTGACACTCTATGGTGAGGATCCAGACCATAGGCCTGATATCTACGGAAAAATAGGCAATTCGGGGGTAAGTGTCTGCTGTCTTGATGACGCCAAGAAGCTCTACTCAGGATTTAATCTGGTAGATCCAATGACTTCGGTATCAATGACTATTAATGGCCCTGCTGCTACTATGACAGCTTTTTTCATGAATGCTGCGATTGATCAGCAATGCGAAGTCTATATTAAAGAAAATGGACTGGAGGAGCAGATTCAAGAGAAAATTGAAAAGATATACGCTAGTAAAAACCTTCCTCGACCAACCTATAATGTGAAGGTTCCAGAAGGAAATGATGGGCTGGGTCTAATGCTCTTAGGGATAACAGGCGACCAGGTGCTGCCTGCAGAGGTGTATCAGAAAATTAAAGCTGACACCATCTCAAAGGTAAGGGGAACAGTCCAAGCTGATATTCTTAAAGAAGACCAAGCACAGAATACCTGTATATTCTCAACAGAATTTTCCTTAAGACTGATGGGGGATGTACAGCAGTACTTCATCGAGCAGGGAATCCGTAATTTCTATTCTGTATCTATTTCCGGTTACCATATTGCGGAGGCAGGTGCCAATCCAATTACCCAATTGGCACTGACTCTTTCCAACGGATTTACTTATGTAGAATACTACGTGAGCCGCGGAATGGATATCAATCAATTTGCACCAAATCTATCTTTCTTTTTCTCTAACGGAATAGATCCTGAGTATGCGGTGATAGGAAGAGTCGCGCGGAGAATCTGGGCCAAAGCCATGAAACTGAAGTATGGCGCAAACGAGCGATCCCAGATGCTTAAATACCATATTCAGACTTCAGGCCGCTCCTTGCACGCGCAGGAGATTGACTTCAATGATATCCGGACTACACTGCAGGCACTGTATGCCATATACGATAATTGCAATTCACTGCATACCAATGCGTACGATGAAGCCATTACTACGCCTACTGAAGCATCAGTTCGTAGAGCTATGGCTATACAATTGATAATCAATAAAGAATTGGGATTGGCAAAAAATGAAAATCCCATTCAAGGCTCTTTTATTACCGAGGAATTAACGGATCTGGTAGAAGAGGCTGTTTATGTGGAATTTGACAGGATCACGGAGCGTGGTGGTGTCCTGGGTGCTATGGAGACTATGTATCAGCGTGGCAAGATCCAGGAAGAAAGTATGCACTATGAAATGCTGAAGCATACCGGAGAATTTCCCATTATCGGAGTGAACACCTTCCTGTCTTCTGATGGATCTCCTACAGTGAGGCCAGGTGAAGTCATTCGGGCAGAGAAGAATGAAAAAGAAGCTCAGATCAAAACCCTGGAAACCTTACATGCCGCTAATCCTGATATGGTGGAAAAGCACCTGCAGAAACTAAAGAAAGTAGCTGTGCAAAATGAGAATGTCTTCGAGGAACTTATGGAGGCGGTTAAGTATTGTTCTCTAGGTGAGATTACCCATGCATTGTATGAGGTAGGGGGACAATATCGCCGAAATATGTAG
- a CDS encoding OsmC family protein, which translates to MAKRNVTVRMKADHEYEAVNPQGNVVQIDMYDPQEKKSQSPMDLLLSALGSCASVDAVLMMKKKRKTVEDFYVEVEGIRNEGIPAFFTEISMKFVLISPDAKQEEFAKVVALSVEKYCSVASSLKSTITFTSEVKIS; encoded by the coding sequence ATGGCAAAAAGGAACGTAACAGTCCGAATGAAAGCGGACCATGAGTATGAAGCGGTGAATCCCCAGGGCAATGTGGTACAGATAGATATGTACGACCCACAGGAGAAAAAGTCTCAATCGCCTATGGATTTATTGCTATCAGCTTTGGGGTCATGCGCATCTGTGGATGCGGTATTGATGATGAAGAAAAAACGTAAAACAGTAGAGGATTTTTATGTAGAAGTGGAAGGGATCAGGAATGAGGGCATACCGGCCTTTTTTACTGAAATATCTATGAAATTTGTGTTGATTTCACCGGATGCTAAGCAGGAGGAATTTGCAAAAGTAGTTGCTCTGTCTGTAGAGAAATACTGCTCCGTGGCCTCTTCTTTGAAGTCAACTATTACTTTTACATCAGAGGTTAAAATATCCTGA
- a CDS encoding cysteine protease: MKSILTYFSLGLLFFTSCTSADSTDKDLDKQPDKNIILEMESELQLLEDEIILLKEHFEFLLGNRDSVLLSSPKDKYTFDKGFSTNTPRDSGILSSVVIFRNTPDYDRSLENVLVTNSMDSLFHRVMNRYDMIAQVYFNTVDQVSRVYPPYDAKTLLDPYIDVTKFNFFYEANEKNNPEKGPKWTKEVYIDPAGRGWILSLIHPVFDEGVLYSVLGIDITIDTIIGRFLEKRSGNYLIINSKGDIVGGDAAAIEALSFPPLLNHVYRETIRADNFRISDFNLFNSKNKEVRSMAQAFLLQRKDHFAFKDDFSPKEAYSVPLNLLDWYLVRINPRGR, translated from the coding sequence ATGAAGTCAATTCTTACTTACTTTTCCCTAGGACTCCTTTTTTTTACTTCCTGTACCTCGGCGGATAGTACTGACAAGGATCTTGACAAACAGCCGGATAAGAATATTATTCTGGAAATGGAGTCTGAACTGCAGTTGTTGGAAGATGAGATTATTCTTCTAAAGGAACATTTTGAATTTTTATTGGGTAACAGGGACAGTGTCCTCTTATCATCCCCAAAGGATAAATATACTTTTGACAAAGGGTTTTCTACAAACACCCCTCGGGATTCAGGCATTTTAAGTTCTGTTGTTATTTTTAGGAATACCCCTGATTATGACAGATCGCTGGAAAATGTATTGGTCACAAATTCCATGGATTCACTTTTTCATAGGGTGATGAACAGATATGATATGATAGCCCAGGTATACTTCAATACAGTGGATCAAGTGTCCCGTGTATATCCTCCCTATGATGCGAAAACCCTTTTGGATCCCTATATCGATGTGACCAAGTTTAATTTTTTCTACGAGGCTAATGAGAAAAATAACCCTGAAAAGGGGCCTAAGTGGACCAAAGAAGTCTATATTGATCCTGCAGGAAGGGGTTGGATCTTGTCTTTGATTCATCCTGTTTTTGACGAAGGGGTTTTGTATTCTGTGTTGGGAATAGATATCACCATAGATACGATTATTGGTAGGTTTTTGGAGAAAAGATCAGGTAATTATCTGATTATAAATAGTAAAGGGGATATAGTAGGGGGTGATGCGGCGGCCATAGAAGCGCTGAGTTTTCCTCCGTTGCTCAATCACGTGTATAGAGAAACTATTCGTGCGGACAACTTTAGGATTTCGGACTTTAATTTGTTCAATAGCAAGAATAAGGAGGTTCGGTCTATGGCACAGGCATTTTTGTTGCAGAGAAAAGACCACTTTGCATTTAAAGATGACTTCAGTCCAAAAGAAGCATATTCCGTTCCCTTAAATCTCCTTGATTGGTACTTGGTAAGAATTAATCCCAGGGGACGATGA
- a CDS encoding ATP-binding protein gives MIRKIGYRRDYWLTLIIGSCLVVLVVLLGVSFFKAISDSDIKSRKEFLRKQTELAATEIEIAINRFEDDSRMLIDFLEDDDLDQEDYSYDLTKNARRIFHNYPGLIDTLWVNFQDSVNYFTLTERNDFIRGLYPNAPPLRDYRDFVHYLDGNQKFELTFLLNPVRFTKGFVTHYYLNNGGSKMLLLGGELINIDSHQIKSDLEIDKKSLKQINKDAAEGVIGVYEVKWRFDAESGNGVLVEYPFNFGKIYEELSLLFMVESNSITSGIYSTYLFLFSCFVFLLIGTVVFFALSLQNRLESQRLLEENANEISKLFDQQNILLRELRGFVFFHNYKGEITRVSDEVEDILGHPKSEFLEAFKREGGHKDAVSVKGLVKRALKENKSFINVEYDFEKPNGELVRLRIFEKLIFDKKGRFNGGLGICTDITDQYDSKLELIESGKRLQNLIDNIPDTIFTYDNSGQVLEAHAKDKGFLKAPDDSLVGKSLFDLVPAHQIDKTKFAFNLARETRQIQTVDLEIDTGMENTFFEVRFFPLDSKRMMSVFKDITSQRVWEKGLVEAMNAADQASRAKSEFLANMSHEIRTPMNGLLGIIDLLDQTTLDAEQTQYLEIIKNSGNSLLNIIKDILDYSKIEAGKIDIHSIIFCPAEELEKQVQIFFGLAQKKGVILQTSYDSLSGEMMEGDVEKINQIVLNLVGNAVKFTPKGGSVSIRLELENISGELYYMKCTVKDTGIGIPADQIPRLTDPFYQVESSSSRSYQGTGLGLAIAKKIVELMGGELTICSEMGQGAEFAFTVILKKAPELILSDPPTVDQNRVKWNGMADEYPLKILLAEDNDLNLQLMTLILDQLGYDFKVARDGNEVLDVLDRKDIDLILMDVQMPGLNGLEASKQIRQRGKKGDIFIIGLSANVFDEDQKKAYEAGMDDYLTKPIRLISLAEKLKEYAIKNDVRRKKSKSR, from the coding sequence ATGATCAGAAAAATCGGATACCGCAGAGACTATTGGCTTACGCTTATCATAGGGTCATGTTTGGTGGTCTTGGTGGTATTGTTGGGTGTAAGTTTTTTTAAGGCGATCTCTGATTCGGATATAAAATCCCGGAAGGAATTTTTACGAAAACAGACTGAGCTTGCAGCTACAGAAATCGAAATTGCAATTAATAGGTTTGAGGATGATTCAAGGATGTTGATAGATTTTCTTGAAGATGATGATTTAGATCAAGAGGATTACAGTTACGATCTTACTAAAAATGCAAGAAGGATTTTTCATAATTACCCGGGCTTGATAGATACCCTCTGGGTGAATTTTCAAGACTCTGTAAATTACTTTACCCTCACTGAAAGAAATGATTTTATCCGTGGGTTATATCCTAATGCTCCGCCTTTAAGGGATTATAGGGATTTTGTACATTATCTAGACGGTAACCAAAAGTTTGAACTGACTTTCCTGTTAAACCCTGTACGGTTTACTAAGGGTTTTGTGACGCACTATTATCTGAACAACGGTGGAAGTAAGATGCTGCTGTTGGGGGGGGAATTAATAAATATAGACTCTCATCAGATAAAATCCGACCTAGAGATTGATAAAAAATCCCTAAAACAGATCAATAAAGATGCTGCGGAAGGAGTAATCGGGGTGTATGAAGTCAAGTGGAGATTTGACGCTGAATCTGGGAACGGAGTTTTGGTGGAATACCCCTTTAATTTTGGTAAGATATATGAGGAATTGTCTCTGTTGTTTATGGTTGAGTCCAATTCAATCACTAGTGGGATCTATAGTACCTATCTGTTTTTGTTTTCTTGTTTTGTGTTTTTGCTTATAGGCACGGTGGTTTTCTTTGCATTGTCGCTTCAAAATAGGTTGGAGTCGCAAAGACTTCTTGAAGAAAATGCAAATGAAATTTCTAAGCTGTTTGATCAGCAGAACATCTTGCTTAGGGAGTTGCGCGGCTTTGTGTTTTTTCACAATTACAAAGGTGAAATCACGAGAGTTAGCGATGAGGTGGAAGATATTTTGGGGCATCCTAAGTCAGAGTTTTTAGAAGCGTTTAAAAGGGAAGGTGGTCATAAGGATGCTGTGAGTGTCAAAGGGTTGGTGAAACGCGCCCTTAAAGAAAACAAGTCTTTCATCAATGTAGAATATGATTTTGAAAAACCAAACGGGGAGCTAGTTAGGTTGCGGATTTTCGAAAAACTGATTTTTGACAAGAAAGGCAGATTCAATGGAGGACTTGGAATATGTACGGATATTACGGATCAATATGATAGTAAACTGGAATTGATCGAAAGTGGTAAACGACTCCAAAATTTGATTGACAATATCCCGGACACGATTTTCACCTACGATAATTCAGGGCAAGTTTTGGAAGCCCACGCCAAGGATAAAGGATTTCTAAAAGCACCGGATGATTCTTTAGTGGGAAAATCCCTGTTTGATTTGGTTCCTGCCCACCAAATAGATAAAACCAAATTTGCATTTAATCTAGCACGAGAAACCAGGCAAATTCAGACGGTAGATCTTGAAATCGACACAGGTATGGAAAACACATTTTTTGAAGTAAGGTTTTTTCCTTTGGATTCTAAGCGTATGATGTCTGTTTTCAAAGATATAACCAGTCAACGTGTTTGGGAAAAAGGACTAGTTGAGGCTATGAATGCAGCAGATCAGGCCAGCAGGGCCAAGTCTGAGTTTTTGGCAAATATGAGCCATGAAATCAGAACGCCAATGAATGGGCTCTTGGGGATTATAGATTTGCTGGATCAGACTACGCTCGATGCAGAGCAGACCCAATACCTGGAAATCATTAAGAATTCTGGCAATTCTCTGCTCAATATCATCAAAGATATCCTCGATTATTCTAAAATTGAAGCTGGTAAAATTGACATTCATTCCATAATCTTTTGCCCGGCTGAGGAGCTCGAGAAGCAGGTACAGATCTTTTTTGGCCTAGCTCAGAAGAAAGGTGTGATTCTGCAGACCAGCTACGATTCCCTCTCCGGAGAGATGATGGAGGGAGACGTGGAGAAAATTAACCAAATAGTTCTGAACTTGGTGGGAAATGCGGTGAAATTCACTCCTAAGGGAGGCTCTGTTTCTATTCGGCTTGAATTGGAAAATATTTCAGGAGAGTTGTATTACATGAAATGCACTGTTAAAGACACAGGAATCGGCATTCCTGCAGATCAGATTCCTCGATTAACTGATCCTTTTTACCAGGTTGAGAGCTCTAGTTCGAGAAGCTATCAAGGAACTGGGTTGGGCTTGGCGATTGCCAAAAAGATTGTGGAATTAATGGGTGGCGAGCTCACTATCTGTAGTGAGATGGGGCAGGGAGCTGAATTTGCATTTACTGTAATCTTAAAGAAAGCCCCGGAATTAATTCTGAGCGACCCTCCAACTGTGGATCAAAATCGGGTGAAATGGAATGGGATGGCCGATGAGTATCCTCTAAAAATCCTCTTAGCTGAAGACAATGACCTCAATCTCCAGTTAATGACCTTAATCTTGGATCAGTTAGGTTATGATTTTAAGGTTGCACGAGATGGGAATGAAGTGTTGGATGTATTAGATAGGAAGGACATCGATCTTATTCTTATGGATGTGCAGATGCCGGGGCTTAATGGCTTGGAGGCTTCGAAGCAGATAAGACAAAGAGGGAAGAAAGGGGATATCTTCATTATAGGACTATCTGCCAATGTTTTTGACGAAGATCAGAAAAAGGCGTATGAGGCTGGAATGGATGACTACCTGACCAAACCGATCCGGTTAATCTCTTTAGCTGAGAAACTCAAGGAATACGCTATAAAAAACGATGTAAGGAGAAAGAAAAGCAAAAGCCGGTAA